Proteins found in one Streptococcus mitis genomic segment:
- a CDS encoding DNA topology modulation protein — protein sequence MKIAIIGYSGAGKSTLAEKLSHCYSIPKLHMDTLQFQPDWQDSDREWMLTEMKNFLTKHESWVIDGNYSWCYYEERMQEADQIIFLNFSPLTCLFRAFKRYLTYRGKVRESMAAGCQEQFNWEFIRWILWDGRTKNAKDRYQYLHNTYPEKMHILHSQAEIDCFLRSLKK from the coding sequence ATGAAAATCGCAATTATCGGATATTCTGGTGCTGGTAAGTCAACTCTAGCCGAAAAGTTGTCTCACTGCTACTCCATCCCAAAACTTCACATGGACACACTCCAATTTCAACCCGATTGGCAAGATAGTGATCGCGAATGGATGCTGACCGAGATGAAAAACTTTCTCACCAAGCATGAATCTTGGGTTATCGATGGTAATTATTCTTGGTGCTATTACGAGGAAAGAATGCAGGAAGCTGACCAAATCATCTTTCTCAACTTTTCTCCATTGACCTGTCTCTTTAGAGCCTTTAAACGGTATCTCACATACCGAGGCAAGGTCAGAGAAAGTATGGCAGCTGGTTGTCAAGAACAATTTAATTGGGAGTTTATTCGATGGATTCTTTGGGATGGACGGACTAAAAATGCTAAGGATAGATACCAATACTTACACAATACTTACCCAGAAAAGATGCATATTCTCCATTCTCAAGCAGAGATTGATTGTTTTTTACGATCTTTAAAAAAATAA